Within Deinococcus actinosclerus, the genomic segment CCCCAGCGTGGGGTTCGTGACCAGCATCAGGAAGAAACCCGTGAACACCAGCAGCGTGTAGATGGTCGTGATCGTCCCGGCGCGCACCACGTTCTCGGGCACGATCTGCCGCCCGAACGCGATCAGTTCCGTGCGGCCCCGGATCAGGTTCCAGGCGCTGACCAGCAGGATCGCGAAGGTGCTCGTCTTGATCCCGCCGCCCGTGGAACCGCTGTTCGCGCCGATGAACATCAGCGCGATCATCATAAAGACGCTGCCCGGCGCCAGGGCCGTCATGTCCACCGTGGCGAAGCCCCCCGAGCGCGGCGTCACGCTCTGGAACACGGCGGCCAGCAGCTTGCCGCCCGTGCCCAGCCCCTTCAGGGCCCCGCTCCACTCCAGCGCGAGCAGCACGGCGGCGCCCAGCACCAGCAGCGCCCCGGTCGTCACCAGGGTCAGGCGGCTGTAGACCATCAGGCGGTTGCGGCGCGGATTGGCCAGATGAGTCAGGACGTTCAGCTGCACCAGGAAGCCCAGCCCACCCAGCACGATCAGCAGCGCGATCACCCCACTGACCAGGGGGTCCTGCACGTAGGGCGCCATCCCACCGGGCAGCACCACGAAGCCCGCGTTGTTGTACGCGCTGACCGCGTGGAAGGCCGCCTGGTACAGGCCCTCGCCCAGCCCGAACTGCGGCACGAAGCGCGCCGAGAGCAGCAGCGTGCCCACGCCCTGCGCCGCGAAGGTGTACAGGAAGATGATCCGCACCAGCCCCAGCACGCCGCCCACGTCCAGGGCGTTCACCTGCTGCGCCAGCTGCTGCCGCTCGCTGAAGTTCACGCGCCGGCCGGTCAGCAGCGCGAACAGCGTCCCGAACGTGATGATCCCCAGGCCCCCCACCTGCGCCAGCAGCAGGATGACGACCTGCCCCAGCCGGGTGAACGTCT encodes:
- a CDS encoding TrkH family potassium uptake protein — translated: MSRRLRRRRLNPPQLIALVYLLGVAVGAAALHLPGMTRPGVTLSSVELLFTATSATCITGLVVADTGETFTRLGQVVILLLAQVGGLGIITFGTLFALLTGRRVNFSERQQLAQQVNALDVGGVLGLVRIIFLYTFAAQGVGTLLLSARFVPQFGLGEGLYQAAFHAVSAYNNAGFVVLPGGMAPYVQDPLVSGVIALLIVLGGLGFLVQLNVLTHLANPRRNRLMVYSRLTLVTTGALLVLGAAVLLALEWSGALKGLGTGGKLLAAVFQSVTPRSGGFATVDMTALAPGSVFMMIALMFIGANSGSTGGGIKTSTFAILLVSAWNLIRGRTELIAFGRQIVPENVVRAGTITTIYTLLVFTGFFLMLVTNPTLGFTPLLFETVSAAATVGLSLDVTHRLNDAGLIVLCALMYLGRIGPVTFALALNLRETSRGVIKYPPERDILVG